The genome window GCTAGCCATCGTCGACGACAATGCCCTCGTCCTCGCCAAAGGCTACGGCCTCGCCGATCTGGAGAACGACGTGCCCGCCACGGAGAACACCGTGTACCGCCTCGCTTCGATCTCCAAAATGCTCACCGCCGTCGCCGCGATGCAACTGGCCGAACAAGGCAAGCTAGATCTCGATGCGCCCATCCAAAAATACGTTCCTGCCTTCCCCAAAAAACAATGGCCCGTAACCGCCAGAAATTTGCTTAAACACCAAAGCGGCATTCGGCACTATCGTGGTCGCGAGATGCGCAGCGTGGCCAACTATCGCAACGTGGCCGATGGACTGGCGATCTTTCAAGACGACGAATTGCTGTTCGAACCCGGCGACAGGTTTTCGTACTCCACCTACGGCTACAACCTCCTGGGCTGCGCCATTGAGGGCGCGTCGGACATGCCCTATGCCGAATACATCCAACAATACGTCCTCCAACCCGCCGGCGTAAAAACCATTCAGCCCGACAATCCCGACACGATCATTCCGCACCGCGCGGCCGGCTATCGCCGTGGCCCCGGCCGCAAGCTCTTGAACTCGTTCATGGTGAACGTCACCAACAAGTTGCCCGGTGGCGGCTGGTGCGGCAGCGTCGTCGATCTGGCGCGGTTTGGCATCGCCTACCAGAGCGGCAAGCTGGTCTCCGCCGAAACGCTCGAACGCATGTGGACGCCGCAGCAAACCAACGCCGGCGAAACCACCGAGTCGGGGCTGGGCTGTTTCATCGACCAAGAGCATTCGCCCCGCCGCGTGTTCCACTCGGGCGGACAGCCCAAGGTCTCAACGTTCCTATTGCTTTGTCCAGAACGCGGCTGCGCGGTGGCGGTCATGTGCAATCAAGAAAGCGGACCGGTGGCGCTCTTGGCCCAAGAACTCATGGACCTCATCGACTGATGCGCGGCGAAATTCCAATTAGCAAGGAACTCTATTACGCCGCTCTCTGGATCATG of Pirellulales bacterium contains these proteins:
- a CDS encoding beta-lactamase family protein, which produces MFPHYAKLRVLLLVMLLCAALRCPAAEPVAVDIAQAADDKVTALMESQLIPGLSLAIVDDNALVLAKGYGLADLENDVPATENTVYRLASISKMLTAVAAMQLAEQGKLDLDAPIQKYVPAFPKKQWPVTARNLLKHQSGIRHYRGREMRSVANYRNVADGLAIFQDDELLFEPGDRFSYSTYGYNLLGCAIEGASDMPYAEYIQQYVLQPAGVKTIQPDNPDTIIPHRAAGYRRGPGRKLLNSFMVNVTNKLPGGGWCGSVVDLARFGIAYQSGKLVSAETLERMWTPQQTNAGETTESGLGCFIDQEHSPRRVFHSGGQPKVSTFLLLCPERGCAVAVMCNQESGPVALLAQELMDLID